The following coding sequences are from one Actinomycetota bacterium window:
- a CDS encoding type II secretion system F family protein, which translates to MNLRTLIFSLILGLLSSIITFFILLKPARLKGILEKETKRTRKNFIYSLVDKYTSPADREEYDDMFEKLQDFKFFGYRVRNFSDFITLKMILVSIALIFSIIIRLPFPKIIIMVFFTVVVWKLPDIKLSREIKIMDKTIKNELPYIAEIVALGMEGGMDFNESVHFLTNNTKGKITDLLKEGYFNFTAGSGEEKSYINAAKKSLCEEFVNLIKTVFQNKKLGMLVSEAIFRQAENIRYKNATDLKLKVERIPLFATLIIMGFFFFPILIIMIAPVFAEVFKLFTG; encoded by the coding sequence ATGAATTTAAGAACTTTAATATTTTCACTTATATTGGGTTTACTTTCTTCTATTATTACATTTTTCATTCTATTAAAACCTGCAAGATTAAAAGGAATACTTGAGAAAGAAACTAAAAGAACAAGAAAAAATTTTATATACAGTTTAGTTGATAAATACACCAGCCCAGCAGATAGAGAAGAATATGATGACATGTTTGAAAAACTGCAAGATTTTAAATTTTTTGGATATAGAGTAAGGAATTTTAGTGATTTTATAACATTAAAAATGATACTGGTTAGCATTGCTCTAATTTTTTCAATCATAATAAGATTACCATTTCCTAAGATAATTATAATGGTTTTCTTCACAGTAGTTGTATGGAAACTTCCAGATATCAAACTTTCAAGAGAAATTAAAATTATGGATAAAACCATAAAGAATGAATTACCTTATATAGCAGAGATAGTTGCATTAGGGATGGAAGGAGGGATGGATTTTAACGAATCAGTTCATTTCTTAACAAATAATACAAAAGGTAAAATTACTGACCTGTTAAAAGAGGGTTATTTTAATTTTACTGCTGGTAGTGGTGAGGAAAAAAGCTATATAAATGCTGCAAAAAAAAGTTTGTGTGAGGAGTTTGTAAACCTTATAAAAACTGTATTTCAAAATAAGAAACTGGGAATGCTCGTAAGTGAAGCTATTTTTAGGCAAGCTGAAAATATAAGATATAAAAATGCTACAGATTTAAAGTTAAAAGTTGAGAGAATTCCCCTTTTTGCAACCTTGATTATTATGGGATTTTTCTTTTTCCCGATATTGATAATAATGATAGCACCTGTATTTGCGGAAGTGTTTAAATTATTTACAGGATAA
- the tadA gene encoding Flp pilus assembly complex ATPase component TadA, which yields MSLKDILKDKEKIDYTSATVRGRTVDEIVESIRSEITNDERVKTYILTKDEIEKILEEKLIRYLGRKKMMLNDDEIKSLQRIVFDEIFGLGILEDLINREDVINIFIRNTEVTYDTLDGELHRHADFKNIEEVEKIKDKILAQKNKTVTPSHPMCDLILYNGSRVNITLPTVADRLAMTIRNLNLLNETLNGLYKREMMTEDMKNYIKEAIINKKNILISGSTETGKTTLANSILKEVPPDERISIIEDTPELKLRRNNVDYLRVRESDRDGVENVTQDRLLKNTLRFTPKRIVLGEVRDPRAAFALINTLNTGHPGSICTIHASSPVDALNRLRTYAIIASNIPVNTMSVMIYRAIDIIIQLVGGAKEKRRITEIVELEKKLEPNSTFITRKVF from the coding sequence ATGAGCCTGAAGGATATTTTAAAAGATAAAGAGAAAATAGATTATACCAGTGCAACTGTGAGGGGTAGAACAGTAGATGAAATTGTAGAAAGTATAAGGAGTGAAATTACTAATGATGAAAGAGTAAAAACTTATATTTTAACAAAAGATGAAATTGAAAAGATATTGGAAGAAAAATTAATTAGATATCTAGGCAGAAAAAAAATGATGCTGAATGATGACGAGATAAAATCTCTTCAAAGGATTGTATTTGATGAAATATTTGGGCTTGGTATATTAGAGGATTTAATAAATCGTGAAGATGTAATAAACATCTTTATAAGAAACACGGAAGTAACCTATGATACTTTGGATGGTGAGTTACATAGACATGCAGACTTTAAGAACATCGAGGAAGTTGAAAAGATAAAGGATAAAATCCTTGCTCAAAAGAATAAAACAGTAACTCCTTCCCATCCTATGTGTGACCTCATTCTTTATAATGGTTCAAGAGTAAATATAACACTTCCCACAGTTGCTGATAGGCTTGCCATGACAATAAGGAATCTAAATTTACTTAATGAGACACTGAATGGACTTTACAAGCGAGAGATGATGACTGAAGATATGAAAAATTACATAAAAGAAGCAATTATAAATAAAAAAAACATACTGATTTCAGGTTCAACTGAGACGGGAAAAACAACACTTGCAAATTCAATATTGAAGGAAGTTCCACCTGATGAGAGAATATCTATAATTGAAGATACACCAGAGCTGAAACTAAGAAGAAACAATGTGGATTATCTCAGGGTGAGAGAGTCTGATAGAGATGGTGTTGAAAATGTTACACAGGATAGACTTCTTAAAAATACACTAAGATTCACTCCTAAAAGAATAGTATTAGGGGAGGTAAGAGATCCCCGGGCAGCATTTGCCCTCATAAATACTTTAAATACAGGTCATCCAGGTTCAATTTGTACAATCCACGCAAGTAGTCCTGTCGATGCATTAAATAGGCTAAGAACATATGCAATTATTGCGTCAAATATTCCAGTTAATACTATGAGTGTAATGATATATAGAGCCATTGATATAATAATTCAACTGGTGGGTGGGGCAAAGGAAAAAAGAAGAATTACTGAAATTGTAGAGTTAGAAAAAAAGTTAGAACCAAATTCAACTTTTATAACAAGGAAGGTCTTTTAA
- a CDS encoding type II secretion system F family protein, giving the protein MNIIAISILYGITAFLVVITLGELRIARKKRLERKLKRLVIKPEEKKVTGRFSKSIENFLMGTGLKLSVEEFIFLILFLYIIMLIGLLISKIPIFIALLLSLIIPALFLWYLKYKKEKRKEKVERQMEGFLIDLSGILGPIPNILEALKQSIETLDQPLKDEILETVNDVTSANLSIEDSLRNLSKRVDDRGLVNIFCIAMIQANKIGTKDTGRILKRYADIARRNQRIKTEAIAKLSYARAQKNILISGVILMYILVFIMNPGYINFYRTSLGLWIMAYSLISIGMGLYILNKLTNVGGGR; this is encoded by the coding sequence ATGAATATAATTGCTATCTCAATTTTATATGGAATAACAGCGTTTTTAGTAGTTATTACTTTGGGTGAATTGAGAATTGCAAGAAAAAAGAGATTGGAGAGAAAGCTAAAGAGACTTGTAATAAAACCAGAAGAAAAAAAAGTTACAGGAAGATTTAGCAAGAGTATAGAAAATTTTTTAATGGGAACGGGGCTGAAATTAAGCGTTGAAGAATTTATTTTTTTAATCCTATTTTTGTATATCATAATGTTAATTGGATTATTAATATCAAAGATTCCAATATTTATAGCATTACTTTTATCTTTAATTATACCTGCTCTTTTTCTATGGTATCTTAAATATAAAAAGGAGAAGAGAAAAGAAAAGGTTGAAAGGCAAATGGAGGGTTTCTTAATAGATTTAAGTGGAATATTAGGTCCTATTCCAAATATATTAGAGGCACTAAAACAATCTATTGAGACACTTGATCAACCTCTTAAGGATGAGATATTAGAGACTGTAAATGATGTTACAAGTGCAAATCTATCCATAGAAGATTCTTTAAGAAATCTTTCTAAAAGGGTTGATGATAGGGGACTTGTAAATATATTCTGCATTGCCATGATTCAAGCTAATAAGATAGGTACAAAGGATACGGGAAGGATACTCAAAAGGTATGCAGATATTGCAAGGCGTAATCAGAGAATAAAAACTGAAGCTATTGCAAAACTATCCTATGCTCGTGCGCAGAAAAATATTTTAATTTCAGGTGTAATTTTAATGTATATTTTAGTTTTTATTATGAATCCAGGATACATCAATTTCTATAGAACCTCTCTTGGATTATGGATAATGGCATACTCATTAATCTCAATAGGTATGGGTCTTTATATTCTCAACAAATTGACAAACGTAGGTGGTGGTAGATGA